A window of Thermogemmatispora onikobensis contains these coding sequences:
- a CDS encoding DegT/DnrJ/EryC1/StrS family aminotransferase, whose product MIPIARPLLGAEEEAAIHEVLTSGLLAQGKYVSAFEQRFAELCQVGAAIAVSSGTAALHLALLAHDIGPGDEVITTAFSFAATANVILLVGATPVFVDIDPETYTLDPAQVELALSERTRAILPVHLYGHPCDLGRLLSLVEAHKLILIEDACQAHASSFAGKPVGSFGTGCFSFYATKNMTTGEGGMITSDDPEVAARLRLLRNHGQASRYYQIGLGYNLRMTDLQGALGLVQLAKLEEFTQRRIANATYLNQRLAGAVQTPITRPGCRHTYHQYTIRVPAHRDEMAAELHRRGIATAVHYPIPIHQQPFYRSQASRFYVVNPEQRQRVRGDSPLARLPETERAAREVLSLPVHPALTQDDLETIAREVIALCD is encoded by the coding sequence ATGATTCCGATTGCTCGCCCCCTGTTGGGAGCTGAGGAGGAGGCCGCTATCCACGAGGTCTTGACTTCGGGCCTGCTTGCTCAGGGCAAATACGTCTCCGCGTTTGAGCAGCGTTTTGCCGAACTGTGTCAGGTCGGTGCCGCGATTGCCGTCTCCTCGGGCACGGCAGCCCTTCATCTCGCCCTTTTGGCTCATGACATCGGCCCGGGCGATGAGGTGATCACCACAGCCTTTAGTTTTGCGGCCACTGCCAATGTGATCTTGCTGGTCGGCGCCACACCGGTGTTCGTTGACATCGATCCGGAAACGTACACGCTCGACCCCGCACAGGTGGAGCTGGCCCTCAGTGAGCGCACGCGCGCCATTCTTCCTGTGCATCTCTATGGTCACCCCTGCGACCTTGGTCGGTTGCTATCACTAGTCGAGGCCCACAAGCTGATCTTGATCGAGGACGCCTGTCAGGCCCACGCCAGCAGCTTCGCCGGTAAGCCGGTGGGCAGCTTCGGCACAGGCTGCTTCTCATTCTACGCGACGAAGAACATGACTACCGGCGAGGGCGGGATGATCACCAGCGACGACCCCGAAGTGGCTGCCCGTTTGCGTCTCCTGCGTAATCACGGGCAGGCCAGCCGCTATTACCAGATTGGCTTAGGTTATAACCTACGTATGACAGACCTGCAGGGCGCTCTGGGTCTGGTCCAGCTGGCGAAACTGGAGGAGTTCACTCAGCGACGCATCGCCAACGCCACCTACCTGAATCAACGTCTGGCCGGCGCTGTGCAGACGCCAATTACTCGCCCGGGCTGTCGCCATACCTATCATCAGTACACCATCCGCGTTCCAGCACACCGCGATGAGATGGCCGCCGAGCTGCACCGGCGCGGTATCGCGACTGCCGTCCACTACCCCATTCCTATCCACCAGCAACCTTTCTATCGCAGCCAGGCAAGCCGCTTTTATGTGGTGAATCCCGAACAGCGACAGCGCGTGCGCGGTGATAGTCCCCTGGCTCGGCTGCCAGAGACAGAGCGGGCAGCGCGTGAGGTGCTCTCGTTGCCAGTGCATCCCGCCCTGACTCAGGATGACCTGGAAACCATTGCCCGGGAGGTGATCGCTCTATGCGACTGA